One stretch of Punica granatum isolate Tunisia-2019 chromosome 5, ASM765513v2, whole genome shotgun sequence DNA includes these proteins:
- the LOC116208737 gene encoding protein DJ-1 homolog D-like: MADSKSQGRRVSVLLLCGDYMEDYEAMVPFQALQAYDVSVDAVCPGRKAGDVCRTAVHEPFGHQTYSESRGHNFSLNATFSEVDLDKYDGLVIPGGRAPEYLAMDPSVLDLVRKFSTAGKPIASVCHGQLILAAAGIVGGRSLTAYLPVRPVLIAAGAHWVEPQGMSACITDGNLITAATYEGHPEFIQSFVKALGGTITGGSGKRILFLCGDYMEDYEVKVPFQSLQALGCHVDAVCPKKKSGETCPTAIHDFEGDQTYSEKPGHQFTLNASFEDVNSSGYDALVIPGGRAPEYLALDEAVIALVRGFMDAGKPVASICHGQQILSAAGVLKGKKCTAYPAVKLNVVLGGATWLDPVPIGRCFTDGNLVTGAAWPGHPEFVSQLMALLGLRVCF; the protein is encoded by the exons ATGGCGGATTCCAAATCCCAGGGAAGGAGGGTGAGCGTTCTGCTGCTCTGCGGGGACTACATGGAAGACTACGAGGCGATGGTTCCATTTCAAGCGTTGCAGGCCTACGACGTATCAGTCGATGCTGTTTGCCCCGGCAGAAAGGCCGGCGATGTTTGTCGCACCGCGGTCCACGAGCCTTTCGGTCACCAG ACCTATTCGGAGTCTCGGGGTCACAACTTCTCATTGAACGCAACGTTCAGTGAAGTCGACCTCGACAAATACGACGGCCTGGTGATCCCCGGGGGACGGGCTCCGGAGTACCTTGCTATGGATCCATCTGTTTTAGATTTGGTTCGCAAGTTTTCCACTGCTGGAAAGCCGATAGCCTCAGTATGCCACGGTCAACTAATTTTGGCGGCTGCGGGCATTGTCGGTGGCCGGAGCTTAACGGCATATCTTCCAGTGAGGCCTGTACTGATCGCTGCAGGTGCTCATTGGGTGGAACCCCAGGGCATGTCAGCCTGCATCACAGATGGTAATCTTATAACTGCAGCTACCTATGAGGGGCATCCCGAATTCATTCAATCTTTTGTCAAGGCTCTAGGAGGTACCATTACCGGTGGGTCAGGCAAGAGGATCCTATTTCTTTGTGGG GATTACATGGAAGACTATGAAGTAAAAGTGCCGTTTCAGTCTCTTCAAGCCCTCGGATGCCATGTCGATGCAGTCTGCCCCAAGAAGAAGAGTGGTGAAACTTGCCCAACAGCCATTCATGATTTCGAAGGCGACCAGACTTACAGCGAGAAGCCTGGCCATCAGTTTACCCTGAATGCTAGCTTTGAAGATGTAAACTCCTCTGGTTATGATGCTCTTGTAATTCCAGGAGGCCGTGCACCTGAATATTTGGCATTGGATGAGGCGGTAATTGCTTTAGTCCGGGGATTCATGGACGCAGGGAAGCCGGTTGCGTCCATTTGCCACGGCCAGCAGATTCTGTCAGCTGCTGGTGTTCTCAAG GGAAAGAAATGCACTGCATACCCTGCTGTGAAGCTCAACGTGGTACTGGGTGGGGCAACATGGTTAGATCCTGTGCCTATAGGCCGCTGCTTCACCGATGGAAACTTGGTCACTGGAGCAGCTTGGCCCGGCCATCCAGAGTTTGTTTCTCAGCTTATGGCATTGCTTGGCCTCAGAGTGTGCTTCTAG
- the LOC116208229 gene encoding exosome complex exonuclease RRP44 homolog A, whose translation MLHNKSFVRKTKSGKITKNVREHYLRDDIYCGVPACKSCDSSAARLSACPSTILILDTNVVLNQIDLIENPAIDDVVVLSIVLQEVRNKNMAVYNRVRALCSNSARKFFVFSNEHHKDTFVQDMAGESKNDRNDRAIRVAAQWYQNHLGGVAKVLLITNDRENKRKAMEMGISAETIETYVKTLGQQDLLDLLVRPPSEDVVMEEVEDLRPSKRKVIYAEHKPMSEITSGLHRGIYHQGKLRVNRYNPFEAYVGSESIGDEIIIYDRTNMNRAFDGDIVAVELLPQEQWQEENSLSLADEEHEEEDVHLVPGSADDAPRTANPGQGSGANADLPSSRPSGRVVGIIKRNWHSYCGSLEPMPMPAGDGGVAHALFVSKDRRIPKIRIQTRQLGNLVSKRIVVTVDSWDRMSRYPSGHYVRTIGEIGDRDTESEVVLIENDIDARPFSSQVLACLPPLPWSVSSEDLANPIRQDLRHIRAFSVDPPGCKDIDDALHCTALPNGNFEVGVHIADVTNFVHPGTPLDDEASQRGTSVYLVERRIDMLPKPLTEDICSLRADVERLAFSVIWEMTPEAEIISTRYTKSIIKSCAALSYIEAQARMDDSRLVDPLTTDLRNMNALAKIMRQRRIERGALTLASAEVKFQIDTETHDPLDIGMYQIREANQMVEEFMLAANVSVAEKILKHFPVCSLLRRHPTPTKEMLEPLLRTAAAVGVNLDVSTSRALADSLDRAVGDDPYFNKLIRILATRCMTQAVYFCSGDLSPPEYHHYGLAAPLYTHFTSPIRRYADVIVHRLLAASLGIYKLPTVFQDAAQLTSIADNLNYRHRNAQMASRSSVELHTLVYFRKRPTDTEARIVKIRSNGFIVFVPKYGIEGPVYLTERSEKGEGEWFMDEQQQQIRKMDGSVTYGVLQKVQIHLEVVEPQPNRPKLQLTLI comes from the exons ATGTTGCACAACAAGTCCTTCGTCAGGAAGACCAAGTCCGGCAAAATCACAAAG AACGTGAGAGAACACTACCTTAGGGATGACATCTACTGCGGAGTTCCCGCTTGCAAGTCCTGCGACTCTTCCGCTGCTCGGCTGAGCGCCTGTCCCTCCACCATACTCATCTTGGACACCAATGTCGTCCTCAACCAG ATTGATTTGATTGAGAATCCGGCGATAGATGATGTGGTCGTGCTGTCGATTGTGCTCCAAGAGGTTAGGAACAAAAACATGGCTGTTTACAATAGAGTCAGGGCACTCTGCAGCAACTCGGCGAGGAAGTTCTTTGTTTTCTCCAATGAACACCACAA GGATACATTTGTCCAGGATATGGCCGGTGAAAGTAAAAATGATAGAAATGACAGAG CGATACGAGTGGCAGCTCAATGGTATCAGAATCATCTCGGTGGTGTGGCAAAGGTTTTGCTTATAACCAATGATAGAGAGAATAAAAGGAAGGCAATGGAAATGGGCATTTCTGCAGAAACCA TTGAGACATATGTAAAAACGTTGGGTCAACAGGATTTGCTTGACTTGCTTGTGCGCCCTCCATCAGAAGATGTAGTCATGGAAGAAGTTGAAGATTTAAGGCCATCGAAAAGGAAGGTCATTTATGCTGAG CACAAGCCCATGTCTGAAATTACTTCTGGATTGCATCGTGGGATATATCATCAAGGGAAACTTCGTGTTAACCGATACAATCCATTTGAAGCATATGTGGGAAGTGAAAGTATAGGTgatgaaataattatatatgaccGGACAAACATGAATAGAGCTTTTGATGGCGATATAGTGGCAGTGGAACTTCTGCCCCAAGAGCAGTGGCAAGAGGAGAACTCCTTATCTTTAGCTGATGAAG agcatgaggaagaagatgTTCATTTAGTTCCTGGCAGTGCGGATGATGCGCCTAGGACAGCAAATCCAGGACAAGGATCTGGTGCCAATGCTGATTTACCTTCCTCTCGTCCATCTGGCCGAGTAGTTGGTATCATAAAGAGAAATTGGCATTC TTATTGTGGATCTTTGGAGCCCATGCCAATGCCAGCAGGTGATGGGGGTGTTGCTCATGCGCTATTTGTCTCCAAAGACCGCAGAATTCCAAAAATTCGTATTCAAACACGGCAGCTCGGGAATCTTGTGAGTAAGAGAATCGTTGTGACTGTTGATTCTTGGGACCGTATGTCCCGGTATCCTTCTGGGCATTATGTACGGACGATAGGAGAAATAGGCGATAGAGATACTGAAAGTGAG GTGGTCTTAATAGAGAATGATATAGATGCAAGACCTTTTTCTTCTCAAGTTCTGGCTTGCTTACCTCCATTACCATGGTCAGTCTCCTCGGAAGACTTGGCTAATCCTATCAGACAGGATTTGCGGCACATACGTGCATTTAGCGTGGATCCTCCAG GATGCAAAGACATCGATGATGCATTACATTGTACTGCTCTTCCAAATGGAAATTTTGAAGTTGGAGTGC ATATTGCTGATGTGACGAATTTTGTGCACCCGGGGACTCCCCTTGATGACGAGGCTTCACAGAGAGGCACATCAGTTTACCTTGTTGAGCGCCGGATAGACATGCTCCCAAAACCTTTGACAGAAg ACATATGTTCACTTAGAGCTGATGTGGAGAGGCTAGCTTTTTCGGTTATCTGG GAGATGACACCTGAAGCTGAGATAATCTCTACAAGATACACAAAAAGCATCATCAAATCATGCGCAGCATTGTCTTACATTGAAGCTCAAGCTAGGATGGATGACAG TCGATTAGTGGATCCTTTAACAACAGACCTGAGAAATATGAATGCATTGGCAAAG ATAATGAGACAGAGGCGTATTGAAAGAGGAGCCTTAACCCTTGCTTCTGCTGaagtaaaatttcaaatcGATACTGAGACTCATGATCCTCTAGATATAG GAATGTACCAAATTCGCGAAGCAAACCAAATGGTGGAGGAGTTTATGCTTGCTGCTAATGTCTCTGTTGCAGAAAAGATCCTTAAACATTTTCCTGTGTGCTCTCTGTTAAG GCGCCATCCTACACCTACAAAAGAGATGCTTGAACCTTTACTGCGCACAGCAGCTGCTGTTGGTGTCAACTTGGACGTTTCAACATCTAGGGCACTGGCTGATTCTCTTGATCGTGCAGTG GGAGATGATCCATATTTCAACAAACTGATACGGATATTGGCAACCAGATGCATGACACAA gCAGTATACTTTTGTAGTGGTGACTTAAGCCCTCCAGAATATCATCATTATGGTCTTGCAGCCCCTCTATATACTCATTTCACCTCACCCATTAGAAGATATGCAG ATGTTATTGTACATAGGTTGCTTGCTGCATCATTAGGAATATACAAGCTTCCCACAGTGTTCCAAGACGCAGCTCAGCTCACTAGCATCGCTGACA ACTTGAATTATCGACATAGGAATGCCCAGATGGCTAGTAGGTCCTCAGTGGAGCTCCATACTCTCGTCTACTTCAGAAAACG GCCTACGGATACAGAAGCAAGAATAGTGAAGATAAGATCCAATGGTTTCATCGTCTTTGTTCCCAA GTACGGCATAGAAGGGCCGGTTTACTTGACGGAACGAAGCGAGAAAGGAGAAGGAGAGTGGTTCATGGatgagcagcagcagcagattCGGAAGATGGATGGCAGTGTTACGTATGGTGTCCTGCAGAAGGTTCAGATTCATTTGGAGGTTGTGGAGCCCCAGCCTAATCGCCCGAAACTCCAACTCACCCTTATTTAA